AGCGTCGGCGCGATCAGTTGAATTTAGACGAACCCAAGTGCGTAGTTGGAGATAACCCTTATGACGTCATTTCAGATTTCGATACCGCCTAGTAGGCGGGAAGCCACGCGCCTGATCGCTAGGATTAGACGGGAACTCCAGAAAATTGTTGTGGCTGAAAAAAAGGAATCGGGAATTACACAGTCCGATGTAGCTCGTGCCATTGGCGTTCACAGATCTGTAATCAATCGAGAGCTTCGAGGAACACAAGATTTGAGCATAGGCCGGCTAGGAGAATTGGCGTGGGCGTATGGTCGAACAGTAAAAATATCGTTTCCGAAAGAAGAGATTTATAACGGCAACAATGCCGCGCTTGCGAAGGCTGGTGCGTTGCATGAAATTTCACCAGGCCTTCGAGGCGAGATGGAAAAAGGCACTGGGCAGGTTTGTGGCGGCATTGTTTCACATGACTCAATGTCATCGAAGGTGATGGTCGAACCAAGCCGCCAGCGTAATCATTTGGTGACAATAAAGGAATCCATATGAAAATTATTGGTTGGGAAATGGG
This window of the Oceanibaculum nanhaiense genome carries:
- a CDS encoding helix-turn-helix domain-containing protein, whose translation is MAEKKESGITQSDVARAIGVHRSVINRELRGTQDLSIGRLGELAWAYGRTVKISFPKEEIYNGNNAALAKAGALHEISPGLRGEMEKGTGQVCGGIVSHDSMSSKVMVEPSRQRNHLVTIKESI